The Cyprinus carpio isolate SPL01 unplaced genomic scaffold, ASM1834038v1 S000006742, whole genome shotgun sequence genome contains the following window.
GAGGAGAACAGTTCCCGGTTAGATTTTAGACATGGCACTTTCCTACGTCCTCGAACCTGCTGTGTCTGGATTTAACTTCGAAAATTCCACAAGGTAAGAAGGAATTAGGCTTGATACAGTTATATTATGATTACGCTGTGCGTAAAATCCAGAAAATAAACTTTGCGTCGTTATAACCATTGTTTCATGGCGTCGGAACCAAAGTGAAAGTATCTTCAGACTTCAGGTCTttctattcaaaaagaaaacGTAGCTAGGatcaattttttttgaaagaatcgATTCTTCATAGATCAAATCAATtctgttaaactttttaaaattatgtctTGACATTACGATTCCTTGCAATCTCCTATATGATGCGCAAATCtccttcatttagaaacattgtACTGGAGAATGGCTCAGAAGAGGGTAAAATCAAGGCACCAAAACCCATGAAAACAGGCACCACCATTGCTGGAGTGGTTTATAAGGTAACCAGAATATCAAAACttgataatttgttatatattgtCTGTCACActaaacaatgtgtgtgtgtgtgtgattgtgtgtgtgtgtgtgtgtgtgtgtgtgtgtgtgtgtgtgtgtgtataggatGGTGTAGTTCTGGGAGCTGACACAAGAGCCACCTCTGATGAAGTAGTGGCAGATAAAATGTGTGCCAAGATTCACTACATTGCACCCCTAACATATAGTAAGTAACATTAAGGATTAAAATATGGGCTTTTAAAACAATTGAATGTCAGATGTACATAATAGATAACGTAATTAActataaaacttattaaaaatcaTGCTATTTTATTCTTGTTAGTTGTTGTGGAGCAGGAACGGCTGCAGACACAGAGAAGACGACAGATATGCTGTCATCAAACCTCAACCATTTTCTCCATAACAGCGGCAGGAACAGATTCGTCATGGCTGTTAACATACTACAAGACATGCTCTTCAGGTGTGTGCAGACTGTGTATTGTTATCACACAAACATTGCACGCtcatgtatgtttgtttgtaccaTTGAAGTACAAGGCTGTGTTTTATGTGATATCTCTCTCTAATGTTTAATTGCTTATGATAATGTTTCTCAGGTAGTATCGGGTATGATTTTGGGTCTCATCTTAATTTAAGGGGGTGTCGACTGCACTGGAAGTCACCTGTACACGGTTTTGCCCTATGGGAGCATTGACAAGGTGCCATATCTAGCCATGGGTATGTGACATCCAATTGATAAACTTATTAGTTAAGAATGTGCTAATTCAGATCAATATGCATTTCTGTTAGATGAAAATATATAGTAATGCTGCACATTTAACTGATTTTCAAAAGGCTGTAGTCTTGAATGTTACTTCTTTTGCTTTCACAATGGAAATTCATACAGACTTTTGCATAGATGTGATCAATTCTCAAGTGAATAATCACAGCTGTTTCTGCGTTTTAAGGATCTGGTACACTGCCTGCTATGGGGGATACTAGAGGACAGATTCAAAGGAAACATGGATGTAATTTGCTTTTttgttgaacctccttattgTACGTTTCCTATTGTCAATAATACTGTACCTGTAGCTCAAGGTGAAGtaatgcaacagaaaaaaaagttattttctacACTCAATAAGTTGGTTCAAGCAtttaaggggtcatgaattgcatttttaattatgttgtaATGCTTCCTGAGGTGCACTTATAATGTAAGTatgatttttacatcaaatattctcataatttagaaataaaaagccATTTTCTACCCTAATTTGAGCTCTCTGATTTGA
Protein-coding sequences here:
- the LOC122144628 gene encoding proteasome subunit beta type-7-like → MALSYVLEPAVSGFNFENSTRNIVLENGSEEGKIKAPKPMKTGTTIAGVVYKDGVVLGADTRATSDEVVADKMCAKIHYIAPLTYIVVEQERLQTQRRRQICCHQTSTIFSITAAGTDSSWLLTYYKTCSSGVCRLCIVITQTLHAHVVSGMILGLILI